Genomic window (Rosa chinensis cultivar Old Blush chromosome 6, RchiOBHm-V2, whole genome shotgun sequence):
AGGGATGTTAGGAAATATGTGATGCTTTAGTTGCTTGAATAATTAGAAGATTATAGGGACAAGTAGGCAACATATCCTAATCCAAATGGGACACTACTGTTTATGAAGCACATGTTGTTTACATGACCTCTTTTTAATGTGTTTTCCGTAGGATGACATGTAAACAAGATGTGCTTCATTGGCAGAAACCAACTATAGGGGCCAAGTGGAAATTAAACTATATAAAGATAAAGCCGAAGTTAGGTTTTGTAGGGTTTTAGAGGTAATACACAGCTCCATAATTGTAAAAGGGACAAAGAATAGAGTCCCCATGACTTGGACTTGGGGGAATCAAAGAGGACTTCAATCACCATCTACAAAGAAATCTTGCAGagataaaaactaaaaaggaaCGATGGAAATGAAATGTTGTAGCAGTGGAGATAAGGTGTTCATATCTATTGACAAAAAGGAACAAAAGTGAGTAAATTGGCGTTGCTACAGTTACAGCTTGGTTTTGTAACTGCTGCATTGAATATCGATTGCTCACAAAAAGAGGAGGGAGCTGAGTAGCATCTTAAAATTCAATGGACCACAACACCAGAAATCGCTGCACCATTCATTATGAACACATTCTTCTCGTTTGGCACTTTCAACAGTTTTGATCATCCAACACCAGAGCCATTGATTCTATTTCATTATTTGGAACCATCCATCTTGGTCAAAAGTGAGTAAAGGAACCCATTGGATAGTAGTGAACCAATTTATCTTCAATGCAATTGTTAATTGCTTGATTCAAGAACTGTCAAAAGCATTCATGGTTTGGGACCTTCGGTGACTTTTGTGTAGTagttgaagaaaaaaagagtaTAAAGAAACTGCCAGTCTTCTGCAGATCAGTAGTGTTGATTCCTAAGCAAATTCTGTTCTACTGGTTTGGTAGGCTAGAGTAAAACAATTGACATTAGCAGAAACAAATGACTGGAAACCATTCCACAAAACGAAGTACGATTTCAGTAAATATAAACATATAAAGCTTGCCCTTTTATTTCTTCATGACTAGCTTCTGAACTAGACACTGAAAATCTTAAAGAGGAAGAGAACATACAAAATGGGGGATGGAGAAATATTACACGATGATGCCCGAATACTATACAACCAACCAGAGCTCTGGAAATAGGTGAAGAATATACAACTATGGTGTTCTGTGACAATGAAAAAAGTGATCTCCCATCAAGCAGTATGGGTCAAATTTACAGCTCTGTTCAGTCTATCAAGGATGCCACTAGCTTTCCTCTTAGCCCTTGAGGTTCCATTCCTGGCAAGCTCGGATATTGTTCTGTAATTCTTCTCCTCTTCCCTCATTTCCTTCCATTTGGTTGGGTCATTGAAACAGATAATGTGAAGGACGGCGATGCAATTCTCTTTGCTGCGGTCACATATGGTGTCCCTCATGATGCTTAACAAGCAAGGAACAGCACCGAGATCTCCCATTTCCTCCACAGCCTTGGGATGGCTTGAGAGCAATGCAAGGATGGTCAACAACTCATCAACGTGCATACGGTTTTTTATCTTCCTGAGGATTGTCTTCACTGCACCAGCTCTGACAGCTCTTGCCTTGTTCTCATGTGTGACACATAGATTGAAAATCGCAGAAGCTACATCTTTCATTGCTAATGGATGCCCCTCGTCAAGGAGGTCGATGAGTGGTTTCAGGGCACCGGATTCCCCAATGAGTGCCTTGTTGGAATCAAGAGCAGACAAAGTGAAAAGTGCTGCAGCTGCATTGCTCCTTGTCTGAATGGTTCCTGATTGCAATGCTTCGATTAGTAGTGGCATTACCATCGGAGTTTCTGCCACAAGCTTCTTGTTGTTGTCATGGATTGAAAGATTCAATAACGTCGTGATCACATCTTCTTGGAGTTCCGAGTGAACACTACCTTCGAACTTGCCTTCGGAAAGGGGACTGAGCAATCGAGGGATGGCATCTAGAGACTCACCAAAAAGTGCCCGGAAAGAAGGGATCCTCTTTGTTAACAACCGAAGCTCCTTTGCAGCTTCTTTCTGCTCAGGCAATGCGGAAGACATCTTCTGGAGCAAAGAAAGCAAATGGTCTCTATCTGATGCTGTTATCCCATCCTCATTGACAAGGAGAGCAGGATCCGATAACTGAATCCCTCGATCTTTACACCATTGTGAAATCATTCCGCGAACCAAGTTATTAGGAGTAAGGATTGTGTGCGAAAGTACTTGTTGGGTTTGAGGGCATATCCTGTTGCCTGATTTTAGCTGTTTCTGGATGAATGGTCTGTCATACGTCtgtcatttaaaacaaaaaacattacAGCTAATTGAAAATATGGAGTACGGATTAAACCAGAAGCATAGGTGATATACAGAAATTCCACCACTCTCTTACATAACAAAAACTTGGTTCATACAATAAGCTTCATCTACCAAAGCTTGAAATAAAAGATTCTCAAAATTTTGGCCAATCAAACAGTCATTCAGTTTTAGCATCAACAACACGGTACTCAAATCCATATTTTAACCACCATAAATCAAAATTACTGTCAACAGTAATGAATTCAAACCAAGGAAGCAGACCAGAAAACCTCAAGAACTCAGTTTGGTTGCTGAGAAagtgaaagaaaacaaaagaaaaaccaaaatttcatcttccaATTCCCACTTCTCTTCCTCACATTTTCTTAGGCCAACTccagaggaagaaagaaaattg
Coding sequences:
- the LOC112174456 gene encoding U-box domain-containing protein 9 — encoded protein: MAKTGVFDSDPAVVAKATELKKELQRLVRSIVDDEDCSAQTIDQANETLGALKELKLRKRSLSLKLKDILACPEEFRCPISKELMRDPVIVSTGQTYDRPFIQKQLKSGNRICPQTQQVLSHTILTPNNLVRGMISQWCKDRGIQLSDPALLVNEDGITASDRDHLLSLLQKMSSALPEQKEAAKELRLLTKRIPSFRALFGESLDAIPRLLSPLSEGKFEGSVHSELQEDVITTLLNLSIHDNNKKLVAETPMVMPLLIEALQSGTIQTRSNAAAALFTLSALDSNKALIGESGALKPLIDLLDEGHPLAMKDVASAIFNLCVTHENKARAVRAGAVKTILRKIKNRMHVDELLTILALLSSHPKAVEEMGDLGAVPCLLSIMRDTICDRSKENCIAVLHIICFNDPTKWKEMREEEKNYRTISELARNGTSRAKRKASGILDRLNRAVNLTHTA